Within the Iodidimonas sp. SYSU 1G8 genome, the region TACTATTAGGACCGAGACGGCGCTGGACATTCCGGCGCGGGAGAGTCTGCTGGACCGGGCCTTGCCCGGCCGGCACCTGAAGACCTGCGAGAAAATCCGGCGGGGCCAGAGCCCTGCCGAAGGCCTCGCCTTCAGCGCCTTCAAGGGCGACACGCTGGTCGGCACGGTGCGCCTGTGGCACATCCGCGCCGGCTCGGCCGACGCCCTGTTGCTCGGCCCCATCGGCGTCCTCCCGGAATGCCAGGGCCTGGGCATCGGCACGCTGCTGATGGACCACGCGCTGGCGGCCGCCACCGCGCGCGGCCACGGCGCGGTCATCCTCGTCGGTGACGCGCCCTATTATGAACGCTTCGGCTTCACCACCGAACTCGTCCGGGACCTGACACTGCCCGGCCCGGTGGAACGCGATCGCTTCCTGGCGATCGAGCTGATCGCCGGCGCGCTTGCCGGCGCATCGGGCATGATCGTCGCGGGCGCGGAGCTGGAGGACGACCGATGGAGTCCGCAGGCGCTGCCCGTCAACCCGTATCAAGACACCGAAACGGCGCGGCCACTCGCGGCGTAAGACACCATTTCCGGGCGAAGCGGCCGCAGAGCCGACGTCCGGTAAATGTGACACATCACCGAAATGGAACGGCTCCATAGTCCCCGGAGGACGAAGAGCCGTCCAATAATCATTGAGGAGTCCCCCATGACCGCATGGCCCATTCACGCCCGTTTCGACGGACCCATCGTCATGATCGGCTACGGCTCGATCGGCCGCGGCACCCTGCCGCTGATCCTGCGCCATATCGACGGCGACCGCTCGCGAATCACCGTGATCGATCCCGACGACAGCCATCGCCAGATGGTCGAGGCCGAAGGCGCCAACTTCATCAAGGCCGCCGTCCTGGAGGATTCCTACCTGGAGCTGCTGAGACCGCTGCTGACGGCCGGACCGGGCCGGGCCTTCATGGTCAACCTGTCCGTCGACGTGTCGTCCGTGGCGATGATGGAACTGTGCAAGGACGTGAACGCCCTGTACATCGACACCGTCGCCGAACCATGGCTGGGCTTCTACACCGACACCAGCAAGAGCGTGTCGCAGCGCTCGAACTATGCCCTGCGCGAACGCGTGCTCGATTTGCGCCGGCGCCGCCCCGGCGGCCCGACGGCCGTCAATTGCTGCGGCGCCAATCCCGGCATGGTTTCCTGGTTCGTCAAGCGCGCGCTGCTCAACCTGGCCGGCGATCTCGGCATCGACGCCGGCACGCCGGCGAGCCGCGAGGACTGGGCCGCGCTGATGCAGCGCGTTGGCGTGAAGGGCATTCACATCGCCGAGCGCGACACCCAGCGCGCCCGCACGCCAAAGCCGCGGAACGTCTTCGTCAACACCTGGTCCGTGGAAGGTTTCGTTTCGGAAGGCCTGCAGCCCGCCGAACTGGGCTGGGGCACCCATGAAAAGGCGCTGCCGCCGGAAGGCCGCACCCACGAGGGCGGCTGCGGCGCCGCCATCTATCTGCTGCGCCCGGGGGCCGGCACCCGCGTGCGGTCCTGGACGCCGACCGCCCAGGCCCAGCACGGCTTCCTGGTCACGCACAACGAGTCCATCTCCATCGCCGACTACTTCACCGTGCGCGAGGGCGACAAGGCCGTGTACCGCCCGACCTGCCATTACGCCTATCACCCCTGCGACGACGCGGTGCTGTCGCTGCACGAAATGGCCGGCTCCCAGTGGCAGCGCCAGGACTCGTGGGTGATTCTGGACGAGCACGACATCGTCGATGGCATCGACGAACTGGGCGTGCTGCTCTATGGCCATGGCAAGAACGCCTACTGGTACGGCTCGCAGCTGTCGATCGAGGAAACCCGCGAGATCGCGCCGCATCAGAACGCCACCGGCCTGCAAGTCACCTCGGCCGTGCTCGCCGGCATGATCTGGGCGCTGGAGAACCCGGAACGCGGTATCGTCGAAGCCGACGAAACCGATTTCGAGCGCTGCCTCGAGGTTCAGCTGCCCTATCTCGGCCCGGTCGTCGGCGTCTATACCGACTGGACGCCGCTGGCGCACCGCGACGCCGGACTGTTCCCCGACGAGCTCGATGCCCAGGATCCGTGGCAGTTCACCAACGTGATCGTCCGCTAACCGCCGGAAGGCCTCAGGCCGATCCGCGCAATTCCCGGAAGGTGCGGGCAATCTCCGCCCGCACCGCTTCCGGCTGGCTGTCGACGGCCCGGCCGAGGGTCCGCAGGGCGCTGCGTAGCCCGTAGACCTGATCCATCAGCGACAGGATCACCGGCACCTCGTCGTCGCTGACCTCGAGTTGCTGGGTCAGATGGTGCACGAAACGCACCCGGGCGACGTCCACATCCGTGAAGACACGGCGTCGCCCCTGCCGCGCCGGCTGGATCCAGCCGCGCCGGACCCAGGTCCGCAGCCGGGTGGCCGAGATCTCGCCCACCGCCGCGATCACATCCCGTTCCGTCAGTGTCATGGCTCAGTCCTTCATGCCCGCGCGCGGATTGTAGCCGTGCGCCTCACGCCAGCTTTTCATGAACGCTTCGAGGTCGGCGTCGATGGCGGGCGGCGAGACGATCTTGAGCTTCACCCGCTGATCTCCCGCCGCTCGGTCCTTGCCGGCCGGCACGCCCTTGCCGCGAAGGCGCAGGGTCTGGCCGCTGCTGGCGCCCTTCGGGACGCTCACGCTGACCTTGCCGCTGACGGTCGGCACCTCGACCTTCCCGCCCAGCACCGCTTCGTCGATGGAGATGGGCAGCTCGACGACGATGTCGTTGCCGTCGCGCTCGAACACCGGATGCGGCCGGACCTCGATCTCGACCAGCGCGTCGCCGTCCGGGCCGCCCGCCCCCGGCATTCCCTTGCCCCTGAGGCGCAGCGTCTGCCCGCCTCGCGTGCCCGGCGGAATCGCCAGGTCGAGGGTTCGGCCGTCCGGCATGGTCACCCGCTTCTTGGCGCCATTGACCGCCTCGAGGAAGTCGACCGCCATGTTGTAGCGCAGGTCCTGGCCCTTCATGCGCGCGCTCCGGCCACCGCCGCCGGGTCGGCCGGAGCGCTGGAACATGTCGGAAAACAGGTCCGACAGGTCGGCGAAATCCTCGAAACCCGCCGAGGATTGATAACGTCCGCCGCCCGCGCCATCGGCATACTGCCGATAATAATCCTGTTGCGGGGCGCGTTCGGTGCCCGAGGCATCGATCTCGCCCCGGTCATAGCGGGACCGCTTGTCGGGATCGCCGACAATGTCATAGGCGGCCGAAATGGCCTTGAACCGGTCTTCGGCCTTCTTGTCTCCCGGATTCAGATCGGGATGGGCCTCCTTCGCAAGCTTGCGGTAGGCCTTCCGGATGTCGTCCTGCGCGGCGTCCCGGGCGACGCCGAGGACCTTGTAGGGATCTTCACTCAAGGGGCGATACCTCTTTGGGACTCAACGTTTGCCAAGCATATGGTGCCTGATGCGCCAGACCCAAGAGGCGATGCGCCGCCGGAATAAAATCAGGCCCGCAGTGCTCGCGCTGCGGGCCTGAAATCCGCCGGTTTCGGAGGCCTAGAAGCGGTACTGCGCCTGCAGCACCAGTTCGCGGCCCCGTTCCAGGGTACCCAGCAGGTCGTTGCGCGACCCGCCCGGCTTGTCGGTGGCGCTGAGGATCGCCATCTCGTTGGTGAGGTTGCGGCCGATCAGCGCCAGTTCCCAGGTATCCTCCGGATTGTGGAGCCGGACGCTGGCATTGAGCTTGGCATAGCCTTTCTGTCGGCTGCCCGGTGCCTTGATGTCCTGCGCCCAATAGGCGCTGACATACTTGACGTCGCCGGTGAAACCGATGTTCAGCCAGTCGGCGATGGGCGTGTCGTAGCTGAAGCCCAGCGAGCCCGCGATCCGCGGCGCCAGGGCCAGCGGCGTGCCGCTGAGATCCTGGGTCCGCGACGTGGTGGAGCCGCCGACGCCGACGCAGCCCTCGGCGGCGGTCTGACCGTTGAAGCAGGGCGCGTTGGACCAATCGCTGAAGTTGGCGACATTGTAGGTGAACGACGCCCGGAAATTCAGGTCATCGGTCGCCTGGAAGAAGGCCTCGGCCTCGAAACCCTTGCTGACGGCGCTTGCCGCATTGAGCGTGCGGAACGAGGTCGTCGCGATGTCCAGCGAAGAGCGTTGCAGGCCCTTGAACTCGTAGTAGTACGCGTTCATGTCCAGCCGCAGCATGCCGTCGAGCAACAGGGCCTTGTAGCCGATTTCGCCGCCTTCCGCGGTTTCAGCCGCGAACGACAAGCTTTCGGCGGTGTTGAGCGGGTGCCGGAGCAGAATGGCCGTTTGCGAGACGCCGCCAGACTTGTAACCGGTACGGTAGGCCGCGTAGACCGACTGACCGGGCGTGAAGCGCCAGCTCAGCGTGGCCTCCGGCGACCAGTTGTCTTCCTTCAGGTCGATCAGCAGCGGATCGCCGGTCGGACGCAGCGCCGTGAAGGCCGGATTGGCATAGATGTTCACGTTGACGGCATTGAGTGTCTCGCGCGTGTAGC harbors:
- a CDS encoding saccharopine dehydrogenase C-terminal domain-containing protein, whose amino-acid sequence is MTAWPIHARFDGPIVMIGYGSIGRGTLPLILRHIDGDRSRITVIDPDDSHRQMVEAEGANFIKAAVLEDSYLELLRPLLTAGPGRAFMVNLSVDVSSVAMMELCKDVNALYIDTVAEPWLGFYTDTSKSVSQRSNYALRERVLDLRRRRPGGPTAVNCCGANPGMVSWFVKRALLNLAGDLGIDAGTPASREDWAALMQRVGVKGIHIAERDTQRARTPKPRNVFVNTWSVEGFVSEGLQPAELGWGTHEKALPPEGRTHEGGCGAAIYLLRPGAGTRVRSWTPTAQAQHGFLVTHNESISIADYFTVREGDKAVYRPTCHYAYHPCDDAVLSLHEMAGSQWQRQDSWVILDEHDIVDGIDELGVLLYGHGKNAYWYGSQLSIEETREIAPHQNATGLQVTSAVLAGMIWALENPERGIVEADETDFERCLEVQLPYLGPVVGVYTDWTPLAHRDAGLFPDELDAQDPWQFTNVIVR
- a CDS encoding MerR family transcriptional regulator — encoded protein: MTLTERDVIAAVGEISATRLRTWVRRGWIQPARQGRRRVFTDVDVARVRFVHHLTQQLEVSDDEVPVILSLMDQVYGLRSALRTLGRAVDSQPEAVRAEIARTFRELRGSA
- a CDS encoding N-acetyltransferase — protein: MITIRTETALDIPARESLLDRALPGRHLKTCEKIRRGQSPAEGLAFSAFKGDTLVGTVRLWHIRAGSADALLLGPIGVLPECQGLGIGTLLMDHALAAATARGHGAVILVGDAPYYERFGFTTELVRDLTLPGPVERDRFLAIELIAGALAGASGMIVAGAELEDDRWSPQALPVNPYQDTETARPLAA
- a CDS encoding DnaJ C-terminal domain-containing protein, which codes for MSEDPYKVLGVARDAAQDDIRKAYRKLAKEAHPDLNPGDKKAEDRFKAISAAYDIVGDPDKRSRYDRGEIDASGTERAPQQDYYRQYADGAGGGRYQSSAGFEDFADLSDLFSDMFQRSGRPGGGGRSARMKGQDLRYNMAVDFLEAVNGAKKRVTMPDGRTLDLAIPPGTRGGQTLRLRGKGMPGAGGPDGDALVEIEVRPHPVFERDGNDIVVELPISIDEAVLGGKVEVPTVSGKVSVSVPKGASSGQTLRLRGKGVPAGKDRAAGDQRVKLKIVSPPAIDADLEAFMKSWREAHGYNPRAGMKD